A region of Arabidopsis thaliana chromosome 5, partial sequence DNA encodes the following proteins:
- a CDS encoding serine-rich protein-like protein (serine-rich protein-related; BEST Arabidopsis thaliana protein match is: serine-rich protein-related (TAIR:AT5G25280.2); Has 1807 Blast hits to 1807 proteins in 277 species: Archae - 0; Bacteria - 0; Metazoa - 736; Fungi - 347; Plants - 385; Viruses - 0; Other Eukaryotes - 339 (source: NCBI BLink).): MVTTSSRTKSNGPVLRSQSPSGRFCGGYSRAVPSSSSSAFASSTSSSFSSPSSAFFSNHRHHESNHSHHRSASPTRVNLYTAQPMSQSFRYSLDSRSISPTNKSISVSKNQPPSHNHKISRRCMCSPTTHPGSFRCSLHKNVANPHGQGTASYTTNGLNMRRSAMTNSLVRIGGVEGEWVRRALTTLIRPSSHHLKRRAAYQPRPSRLSIMAKADEN, encoded by the coding sequence atggtgaCTACATCGTCACGAACCAAGTCAAACGGACCGGTGCTTCGTTCACAATCACCGTCAGGTCGATTTTGCGGTGGTTACTCAAGAGCCGTTccgtcatcttcttcatcagcttTCGCTTCATCAACGAGTTCTAGCTTTTCATCTCCGTCGTCAGCTTTTTTCAGCAATCACCGTCATCACGAGAGCAATCACAGTCACCACCGATCTGCGTCACCGACTCGTGTGAATCTCTACACAGCGCAACCGATGTCTCAGTCGTTTCGTTACTCTCTCGATAGCAGATCTATATCTCCGACTAACAAATCGATCTCCGTTTCGAAGAATCAGCCACCGAGCCATAATCACAAGATCTCAAGGAGATGTATGTGTTCTCCGACGACGCATCCAGGATCTTTCAGATGCAGTCTACATAAGAACGTAGCGAATCCACATGGTCAAGGTACAGCTTCGTATACAACGAATGGATTGAATATGCGTCGATCTGCGATGACTAATTCGCTGGTGAGAATTGGTGGTGTTGAAGGAGAGTGGGTGAGAAGAGCTTTGACTACTTTGATTCGACCTTCTTCGCATCATCTGAAAAGACGAGCTGCTTATCAGCCACGTCCTAGTCGACTCTCAATCATGGCGAAAGCTGATGAGAATTGA